From a region of the Flavobacterium sediminilitoris genome:
- a CDS encoding DMT family transporter has product MSWILLIIAGLFEVGFAACLGKAKETTGNTSLFWYLGFLICLSISMILLVKATKELPIGTAYAVWTGIGAVGSVLVGIIVFKEPAYFWRIFFLTTLILSLVGLKMVSK; this is encoded by the coding sequence TTGAGCTGGATTTTATTAATTATTGCAGGACTATTTGAAGTAGGATTTGCAGCATGTTTAGGAAAAGCAAAAGAAACAACTGGAAATACCTCTTTGTTTTGGTATCTAGGTTTTTTAATTTGTTTATCTATTAGTATGATATTGTTAGTAAAAGCCACAAAGGAATTGCCTATTGGGACGGCGTATGCTGTTTGGACAGGAATCGGAGCAGTAGGAAGTGTGTTGGTTGGAATTATTGTTTTTAAAGAACCAGCATATTTTTGGAGAATTTTCTTTTTAACAACTTTAATTTTGTCGCTTGTAGGATTAAAAATGGTCTCTAAATAA
- the dtd gene encoding D-aminoacyl-tRNA deacylase, which produces MRVVIQRVSEASVRIEKKIVADIKKGLLVLIGIEDLDTIDDINWLTSKMGNLRVFEDDNNIMNLSLKDVKGEMIVVSQFTLHALTKKGNRPSYIKAAKPEIAIPLYELFVKQMETELGKKIQTGQFGADMKVSLINDGPVTIIIDTKNKE; this is translated from the coding sequence ATGAGAGTAGTAATTCAAAGAGTTTCTGAAGCCTCAGTAAGAATAGAAAAAAAAATAGTAGCAGATATAAAAAAGGGATTATTAGTATTAATTGGAATTGAAGATTTAGATACTATTGACGATATCAATTGGTTGACATCAAAAATGGGAAATCTTAGAGTTTTTGAAGACGATAATAATATTATGAACCTTTCATTAAAGGATGTTAAAGGAGAAATGATTGTAGTAAGCCAGTTTACGCTTCATGCTTTAACAAAAAAAGGGAATAGACCAAGTTATATAAAAGCAGCAAAACCTGAAATAGCAATCCCATTATATGAATTATTTGTAAAACAAATGGAAACCGAATTGGGAAAAAAAATACAAACAGGGCAATTTGGAGCAGACATGAAAGTATCATTAATCAATGATGGACCAGTAACAATTATAATTGACACTAAAAACAAAGAATAA
- the queA gene encoding tRNA preQ1(34) S-adenosylmethionine ribosyltransferase-isomerase QueA encodes MKLSHFSFNLPDELLAEFPAENRDESRLMVVDRKKGTIEHKFFKDIIDYFDDGDVMVLNNTKVFPARLYGNKEKTGARIEVFLLRELNAEQRLWDVLVDPARKIRIGNKLYFGDDDSLVAEVIDNTTSRGRTLRFLYDGSYEEFREKLVELGETPIPKYINREVVPEDAERYQTIYAKEEGAVAAPTAGLHFSKHLLKRLEIKGVDFAEVTLHVGLGTFNPVEVEDLSKHKMDSEEMNISQEACDIVNNAKKNKKKVCCIGTTSMRALESSVSSQRTLNPYGGWTNKFIYPPYDFSIADCMVTNFHTPKSTLLMMVSAFCGHDLMKKAYEEAIKEKYKFYSYGDAMLII; translated from the coding sequence ATGAAATTATCTCATTTCAGTTTTAATTTACCAGACGAGTTATTAGCAGAATTTCCAGCAGAAAATAGAGACGAGTCTCGTTTAATGGTTGTAGATAGAAAAAAAGGAACTATCGAACACAAATTTTTTAAAGATATTATTGATTATTTTGATGATGGAGATGTAATGGTGTTAAACAACACAAAAGTATTTCCAGCACGGTTATATGGTAATAAAGAAAAAACAGGTGCACGTATTGAAGTTTTTTTACTTAGAGAACTAAATGCAGAACAACGTTTATGGGATGTATTAGTTGATCCTGCTCGTAAAATCCGTATAGGAAATAAATTGTATTTTGGTGATGATGATTCATTAGTTGCAGAAGTAATTGATAATACGACATCTCGTGGAAGAACATTACGATTCTTATATGATGGATCTTATGAAGAGTTTAGAGAGAAATTAGTTGAATTAGGAGAAACTCCTATACCAAAATATATAAACAGAGAAGTTGTTCCTGAAGATGCTGAACGTTATCAAACTATTTATGCAAAAGAAGAAGGAGCAGTAGCAGCACCAACGGCTGGACTACATTTTTCTAAGCATTTATTAAAACGTTTAGAAATTAAAGGAGTAGATTTTGCAGAAGTAACATTGCATGTTGGATTAGGTACGTTTAATCCAGTTGAAGTAGAAGATTTGTCAAAACATAAAATGGATTCTGAAGAAATGAATATTTCTCAAGAAGCTTGTGATATAGTAAACAATGCAAAGAAGAATAAGAAAAAAGTATGCTGTATTGGAACAACTTCAATGAGAGCGTTAGAAAGTTCTGTTTCTTCACAGAGAACATTAAACCCATATGGTGGTTGGACGAATAAATTTATTTATCCACCTTATGATTTTAGTATTGCAGATTGTATGGTTACTAATTTTCATACTCCAAAATCTACATTATTAATGATGGTTTCTGCTTTTTGTGGTCATGATCTAATGAAAAAGGCTTACGAAGAAGCAATCAAAGAAAAATATAAATTTTATTCTTACGGTGATGCAATGTTAATCATCTAA
- the rsgA gene encoding ribosome small subunit-dependent GTPase A: MTGIVYKSTGSWYTVKTKDGSFLDCRIKGKFRIKGIKSTNPIAVGDIVDYDIENTTDETTGVINNIHDRKNYIVRKSVNLSKQTHIIASNIDIVFLLVTINNPPTTTSFIDRFLVTAEAYGIEAVLVFNKIDTFNEETLDEQLFLQYTYESIGYKILRVSAKENKGLENLKKMMMNKVSMFSGHSGVGKSTLVNALEPTLNLKTKQISDSHLQGQHTTTFAEMFDLSFGAKIIDTPGIRGFGVVDMEKQEIGDYFPEFFALKEGCKFNNCLHKEEPHCAVKKALEKDEISWSRYKSYLQILEGDDEHYRADDYAEDRKASDETRKSE, from the coding sequence ATGACAGGAATCGTTTACAAGTCTACAGGAAGTTGGTACACCGTAAAAACAAAAGACGGTAGTTTCTTAGATTGTCGTATAAAAGGCAAGTTTAGAATAAAAGGGATTAAGAGTACTAATCCAATTGCTGTGGGAGATATAGTTGATTATGATATTGAAAATACAACTGATGAAACTACAGGAGTAATTAATAATATCCATGATAGAAAAAACTATATTGTTAGAAAATCAGTAAATCTTTCTAAGCAAACTCACATCATTGCTTCAAATATTGATATTGTTTTTTTATTAGTTACGATTAATAATCCGCCAACTACTACGAGTTTTATAGATAGATTTTTAGTAACAGCAGAAGCTTATGGAATTGAAGCGGTTTTGGTTTTTAATAAAATAGATACATTTAATGAAGAAACATTAGATGAACAGTTGTTTTTGCAATATACTTATGAAAGTATTGGATATAAAATTTTAAGAGTTTCAGCAAAAGAAAACAAAGGATTAGAAAATCTTAAAAAAATGATGATGAATAAAGTTTCAATGTTTTCTGGTCATTCTGGTGTTGGAAAATCAACATTAGTTAACGCATTGGAACCAACCTTGAATTTAAAAACGAAACAAATTTCAGATTCACATTTACAAGGACAACATACTACAACTTTTGCAGAGATGTTTGACCTGTCTTTTGGAGCAAAAATAATTGATACACCAGGAATAAGAGGTTTTGGAGTTGTAGATATGGAAAAACAAGAAATAGGAGATTATTTCCCAGAATTTTTTGCATTAAAAGAAGGTTGTAAATTTAATAACTGTTTGCATAAGGAAGAACCTCATTGCGCAGTAAAAAAAGCATTAGAGAAAGATGAAATCTCATGGTCAAGATATAAAAGTTATTTGCAAATTTTAGAAGGAGATGATGAACATTATAGAGCAGATGATTATGCGGAAGATAGAAAAGCGAGTGATGAAACTAGAAAATCAGAATAA
- a CDS encoding DUF3857 domain-containing protein, translated as MKLNILLFLLIITTTFSQNDLSSLTVSKELKEKANSVVRHQNIEIVVNSQKSYRIKKKKIISVFNEYGLKNIDAKEYYSNSESVNSIQAIIYDLTGKEIKKIRRKDFKDQSVADGFSILTDGRVVYLDYTPTQYPFTIVYESDVTSSNTAFIPSWYPIDDYYEAVEKSEFKITYIPELGFKYKELNLGSYNVEKSEEGNTLSYVVENIMAEKPEDYSPSFDEFMPKVLFSLEKFSLEGVEGSAKSWEEFGKIWYKELVNDDTEIKPETLAEIKSLTQDVENPIEKAKIIYKYVQNKTRYVSIQLGIGGWKPMSVKDVDKLGYGDCKALSNYTRILLEKVDVKAFYTVIYGDSDKKNFDKDFVSKQGNHVILTLPYENKNYFLECTSQTNPFAFGGDFTDDRYALMIKPEGGFILKTNGFKAIDSYQNTIGNYIVKDNGDLVGSVEIKSGGIQYDNKAFLTRMDNNDKLLKHYKERFSWINSLEISNLKIENDQEKIELIEKLNIKSNKYVTTAGNSIFFPVNVFNRSTNIPKKYRDRKNAFQISRGFHDNDVVDVVLPDTYEIEFLPEVMKIESKFGDYSLEIEKTETNKLKLKRRLTINSGNYSKEEYEEYRIFREKIAKNDNSKIVLTQKKI; from the coding sequence ATGAAATTAAATATACTGCTCTTTTTGCTAATAATTACAACTACTTTTTCTCAAAATGATTTAAGTTCTTTAACGGTTTCTAAAGAACTTAAAGAAAAAGCAAATAGTGTTGTTCGTCATCAAAATATTGAGATAGTTGTTAATTCTCAAAAATCATATAGAATAAAAAAGAAAAAAATAATTTCTGTTTTTAATGAATATGGATTAAAAAATATTGATGCAAAAGAATATTATAGTAATTCAGAAAGCGTGAATAGTATTCAGGCAATTATTTACGATTTAACAGGGAAAGAAATAAAGAAAATTAGAAGAAAAGATTTTAAAGATCAAAGTGTTGCAGATGGTTTTTCAATTCTAACAGACGGAAGAGTTGTGTATCTTGATTATACTCCAACTCAATATCCGTTTACAATAGTTTATGAAAGTGATGTAACAAGTTCAAATACAGCATTTATTCCAAGTTGGTACCCAATTGATGATTATTATGAAGCAGTAGAGAAATCAGAATTTAAAATTACATATATACCAGAATTAGGGTTTAAGTACAAAGAATTAAACTTAGGAAGTTATAATGTAGAAAAGAGTGAAGAGGGAAATACATTAAGCTATGTTGTAGAGAATATAATGGCAGAAAAGCCTGAAGATTATTCACCATCTTTTGATGAATTTATGCCAAAAGTATTGTTTAGTCTTGAGAAGTTTTCACTAGAAGGAGTAGAAGGAAGTGCAAAATCATGGGAGGAATTTGGAAAAATATGGTATAAAGAATTAGTTAATGATGACACAGAAATTAAACCAGAAACCTTAGCGGAAATTAAATCTTTGACTCAAGACGTTGAAAATCCAATTGAAAAAGCTAAAATCATTTATAAATATGTCCAAAATAAAACGCGATATGTTAGTATTCAATTAGGAATAGGAGGTTGGAAGCCAATGTCAGTTAAAGATGTAGACAAATTAGGATATGGAGATTGTAAAGCTTTGTCAAATTATACTAGAATCTTGCTAGAGAAAGTAGATGTTAAAGCTTTTTATACAGTTATTTATGGGGATTCAGACAAAAAAAATTTCGATAAAGATTTTGTTTCGAAACAAGGTAATCATGTAATACTGACACTACCTTATGAAAATAAAAATTACTTTTTAGAGTGTACAAGTCAAACAAATCCATTTGCTTTTGGAGGAGATTTTACAGATGATAGATATGCTTTAATGATTAAACCAGAAGGAGGCTTTATTTTAAAAACAAATGGATTTAAAGCAATTGATAGCTATCAGAATACTATAGGAAATTATATTGTAAAAGATAATGGAGATTTGGTAGGAAGCGTAGAAATTAAATCAGGAGGGATTCAATATGATAATAAAGCTTTTCTAACAAGAATGGATAATAATGATAAGTTATTAAAGCATTATAAAGAACGATTTTCATGGATAAATAGTTTAGAAATAAGTAATCTAAAAATTGAAAACGACCAAGAAAAAATAGAATTAATAGAGAAATTAAATATTAAATCGAATAAATATGTTACAACTGCGGGAAATTCTATTTTTTTTCCAGTCAATGTATTTAATAGAAGCACAAACATTCCTAAAAAATATAGAGATAGAAAAAATGCATTTCAAATTTCTAGAGGATTTCATGATAATGATGTAGTGGATGTTGTTTTGCCAGATACATATGAAATAGAATTTTTGCCAGAAGTAATGAAAATTGAAAGTAAATTTGGGGATTATTCATTAGAAATAGAAAAGACAGAAACAAATAAATTAAAACTGAAAAGAAGATTAACTATTAATTCTGGAAATTACAGCAAAGAAGAATACGAAGAGTATAGAATATTTCGTGAAAAAATAGCTAAAAATGACAACTCTAAAATTGTACTAACTCAAAAGAAAATATAA
- a CDS encoding bifunctional 3-deoxy-7-phosphoheptulonate synthase/chorismate mutase type II — MENKKEMRTWLDDFKLDHPLVIAGPCSAETEEQVLQIANELKNSDVSVFRAGIWKPRTRPGGFEGVGAIGLKWLQKAKAETGLLMATEVANANHVQLAIEHDIDVLWIGARTAVNPFAIQEIADALEGTDKIVLLKNPVNPDLSLWIGGLERLCNANIKKLGVIHRGFSTYEKTKYRNNPEWQIAIDMQNRFPDLPLICDPSHITGKRDMIQEVSQQALDLNFDGLIIETHNDPDNAWSDAAQQVTPDTLKRMFVDLRVRKETDEETEYNNKLLQLRAQIDTYDDKIIEVIGNRMRIADEIGQLKKSKNVAILQNKRWNEILGKMILTGEEKGLSEEFILKLYKAIHQESINHQERIVNK; from the coding sequence ATGGAAAATAAAAAAGAAATGAGAACATGGTTAGATGATTTTAAACTAGATCATCCATTAGTTATTGCTGGTCCATGTAGTGCAGAAACAGAAGAGCAAGTACTTCAGATAGCAAATGAATTAAAAAATTCTGATGTATCTGTTTTTAGAGCAGGAATTTGGAAGCCAAGAACAAGACCAGGAGGATTTGAAGGAGTTGGAGCTATAGGTTTAAAGTGGTTGCAAAAAGCAAAAGCTGAGACAGGACTTTTAATGGCAACAGAAGTAGCAAATGCAAATCACGTTCAGTTGGCAATAGAACATGATATCGATGTTCTATGGATTGGGGCACGAACAGCAGTAAATCCTTTTGCTATTCAAGAAATTGCTGACGCATTAGAAGGAACAGATAAAATAGTATTATTAAAAAATCCTGTAAACCCAGATCTGTCCTTATGGATAGGAGGTTTAGAAAGATTATGCAATGCTAATATTAAAAAATTAGGCGTAATTCATAGAGGATTTTCTACTTATGAGAAAACGAAATATAGAAATAATCCAGAATGGCAAATAGCTATTGATATGCAAAATCGTTTTCCTGATTTACCATTAATATGTGATCCGTCTCATATAACAGGAAAAAGAGATATGATTCAAGAAGTATCTCAACAAGCATTAGATTTAAATTTTGATGGATTAATTATTGAAACACATAATGATCCAGATAACGCATGGAGTGATGCTGCGCAACAAGTTACACCTGATACGTTGAAAAGAATGTTCGTAGATTTGAGAGTCAGAAAAGAAACAGACGAAGAAACAGAGTATAATAATAAATTACTACAACTAAGAGCGCAGATAGATACTTATGATGATAAAATTATTGAAGTTATAGGAAATCGTATGCGAATTGCAGATGAAATAGGACAGCTTAAAAAATCTAAAAACGTGGCTATTCTTCAAAATAAACGATGGAACGAAATTTTAGGAAAAATGATTTTAACAGGAGAAGAAAAAGGACTGAGTGAAGAATTCATTTTAAAATTATACAAAGCAATTCATCAAGAAAGTATTAATCATCAGGAAAGAATTGTTAATAAATAA
- a CDS encoding nucleotide pyrophosphohydrolase: protein MNIKNAQQEVDNWINEHGVRYFNELTNMAQLTEEVGEVARIIARRYGEQSEKESDKNKDLGEELADVVFVVLCLANQTGIDLQAAFDKKMDIKSKRDHDRHHNNQKLK from the coding sequence ATGAATATTAAAAACGCACAACAAGAAGTTGATAATTGGATAAATGAACATGGTGTTCGCTATTTTAATGAATTAACAAATATGGCTCAATTGACGGAAGAAGTAGGTGAGGTAGCCAGAATTATAGCTCGTCGTTATGGAGAACAATCTGAAAAAGAATCGGATAAAAATAAAGACTTAGGGGAAGAATTAGCAGATGTTGTTTTTGTTGTGTTGTGTTTAGCAAATCAAACAGGTATAGATTTGCAAGCTGCTTTTGATAAAAAAATGGATATAAAGTCTAAAAGAGACCACGATCGTCATCATAATAATCAAAAATTAAAATAA
- a CDS encoding DUF3857 domain-containing protein — protein sequence MKFNTLILILILGLFTSNLFSQKYELGKVTIEELKESRHPIDSSASAAILFKKGETKFELNNDGEWTVITEVQFKFKIYKKEGFDYANQQVYYYIGGYRDETVHFKDAITYNLVEGKVQKTKLKSDGEFKEEVNTNFSVRKIAMPQVREGSIIEYSYTLRSPHISSINDWYFQKEIPIDYVEYNVYIPEYFRYRTVISGYENIDIRNENIVTGNFEQQKYIYKIKNVPAIKKENFIININNYTSILKYELASISIPNRANKNVAVGWDDVVKNIYDSENFGDELKSKSYFEEDLKEIVNNASNEKEKIVIIYNYVQNRISWNGKHGVYTDDGVRRAYKQKTGNVAEINLILVAMLKEAGIEVNPVLLSTRDNGIALFPNRFAFNYVVAGVEVLNDVILLDATNRSTPIGLLPLKAVNWKGRIMRERGSSNEINLLNVPFSNDNVIVLAEINEEGEINGKLRRQLTNYNSFLHRENYGSVSQDSYIEKLENKYKGISIKEYKVDNLKHLEKDVIETYSFTENNVVEIIGDKMYISPLLFFTLKENPFKTDERKYPVDFLFPMKDTYKISLKVPEGYQVEYIPTASNLIMENEYGFFRYNISSVGANIQLVVSLDINAFYIPSNAYPALKNFFKMMVEKQAEKVILKKK from the coding sequence ATGAAATTTAACACCCTTATCCTTATTTTAATATTAGGGCTATTTACAAGTAATCTGTTCTCTCAGAAATATGAATTAGGAAAAGTTACAATTGAAGAATTGAAAGAATCAAGACATCCAATCGATTCTTCTGCCTCTGCTGCTATACTTTTTAAAAAAGGAGAGACTAAGTTTGAGTTGAATAATGATGGGGAATGGACAGTAATAACTGAAGTGCAATTTAAATTTAAAATATATAAAAAGGAAGGATTTGATTATGCAAATCAACAAGTTTACTATTATATTGGAGGATATAGAGATGAAACAGTTCATTTTAAAGATGCCATAACTTATAATTTGGTAGAAGGTAAAGTTCAGAAGACTAAATTAAAATCAGATGGAGAATTTAAAGAAGAGGTTAATACTAATTTTAGTGTTAGAAAAATAGCAATGCCACAAGTTAGAGAGGGTTCAATAATTGAATACTCATATACATTAAGATCTCCTCATATATCAAGTATTAACGATTGGTATTTTCAAAAAGAAATCCCAATAGATTATGTTGAATATAATGTCTATATACCAGAGTATTTTAGGTATAGAACAGTTATTAGTGGATATGAAAATATTGATATACGAAATGAAAATATTGTTACTGGTAATTTTGAACAACAAAAGTATATATATAAAATTAAAAATGTACCAGCTATTAAAAAGGAAAATTTTATTATTAATATAAATAATTATACATCTATTTTAAAATATGAATTAGCATCGATTAGTATTCCAAATAGAGCGAATAAAAATGTAGCTGTTGGATGGGATGATGTTGTTAAAAATATTTATGATAGCGAAAATTTTGGAGATGAATTGAAGAGTAAATCTTATTTTGAAGAAGATTTGAAAGAAATTGTTAATAATGCTTCAAATGAGAAGGAAAAAATTGTTATAATTTATAATTATGTACAAAATAGGATCTCATGGAATGGTAAACATGGAGTGTATACAGATGACGGTGTAAGAAGAGCGTATAAACAAAAAACAGGGAATGTAGCAGAGATTAATTTAATATTGGTGGCTATGTTAAAAGAGGCAGGAATTGAAGTAAATCCAGTTTTGTTAAGTACAAGAGATAATGGAATTGCATTATTTCCAAATAGGTTTGCATTCAATTATGTTGTCGCTGGAGTAGAGGTTTTAAATGATGTTATTTTGTTGGATGCAACTAATAGAAGCACACCTATTGGCTTATTACCTTTAAAAGCGGTTAACTGGAAAGGAAGGATAATGAGAGAAAGAGGTAGTTCAAATGAAATTAACCTTTTGAATGTTCCTTTTTCAAATGATAATGTAATTGTTCTTGCAGAAATTAATGAAGAAGGGGAAATTAACGGAAAACTAAGAAGACAATTAACAAATTATAATTCTTTTTTACATAGAGAAAATTATGGTTCAGTTTCACAAGATAGCTATATAGAGAAATTAGAGAATAAATATAAAGGAATTAGCATAAAGGAATATAAGGTTGATAATTTGAAGCATTTAGAAAAAGATGTTATAGAAACATATTCTTTTACGGAGAATAATGTTGTAGAAATAATAGGAGACAAAATGTATATATCACCATTATTGTTTTTTACACTTAAAGAGAATCCTTTTAAAACAGATGAGAGAAAATATCCAGTAGATTTTTTATTTCCAATGAAAGACACATATAAAATTTCATTAAAAGTTCCAGAAGGGTATCAGGTTGAATATATACCGACTGCTTCAAATCTTATCATGGAAAATGAATATGGTTTTTTTAGATATAATATATCAAGTGTTGGAGCGAATATTCAGTTAGTGGTAAGTTTAGATATCAATGCTTTTTATATCCCATCAAATGCTTATCCTGCATTGAAAAACTTTTTTAAAATGATGGTAGAAAAACAAGCAGAAAAAGTAATCTTGAAAAAGAAATAA
- the aroA gene encoding 3-phosphoshikimate 1-carboxyvinyltransferase has protein sequence MNIKLNTAILDSKSRIAITGSKSETNRLLLLKALYPNIDLENISNSDDSEMMTNALSRDEKIKDIHHAGTAMRFLTAYFSIQEGKEIILTGSSRMKERPIKILVDALRQIGAEISYEENDGFPPIKIKGQRLEKSKVTLKANVSSQYISALLLIAPKLENGLELVLEGEITSVPYIKMTLELLEEIGIETSFEKNIIKVNPKTEIQKYRFVIESDWSSASYFYSIVALSKEGTSIELLSYKANSLQGDSVLVDIYKDFGVETKFINNSIVLVKKKQNPIQYVTHNLQSSPDIAQTIAVTCFGLGIKCHLTGLHTLKIKETDRLEALKTELSKLGAQISVTNDSLILEPSNNVIANCKIATYQDHRMAMAFAPLALKSSIIIEDSEVVSKSYPDFWNDLKKIGFKMEEI, from the coding sequence ATGAATATAAAATTAAACACAGCTATTTTAGATAGCAAGTCAAGAATTGCAATTACAGGATCTAAATCAGAGACAAATAGATTATTGCTACTGAAAGCTTTATATCCAAATATTGACTTAGAAAATATTTCAAATTCTGATGATTCAGAAATGATGACTAATGCGTTGTCTAGAGATGAAAAGATTAAAGATATTCATCATGCAGGAACTGCAATGAGATTTCTTACAGCTTATTTTTCAATTCAAGAAGGAAAAGAAATAATACTTACTGGTTCTTCAAGAATGAAAGAAAGACCAATAAAAATATTAGTAGATGCTTTAAGGCAAATAGGTGCTGAAATCTCTTATGAAGAAAATGATGGGTTTCCGCCAATTAAAATTAAAGGACAGAGATTAGAAAAGAGTAAAGTTACTTTAAAAGCAAATGTTAGTAGTCAATATATTTCAGCTTTATTATTAATTGCTCCAAAATTAGAAAATGGGTTAGAGCTTGTTTTGGAAGGAGAAATTACATCTGTTCCTTATATAAAAATGACTTTAGAACTTTTAGAAGAAATTGGTATTGAAACGTCTTTTGAAAAGAATATAATAAAGGTAAATCCAAAAACAGAAATTCAAAAATATCGATTTGTAATAGAAAGTGATTGGTCATCTGCGTCTTATTTTTATTCAATTGTTGCGTTGTCTAAAGAAGGAACTAGTATTGAATTGTTAAGCTATAAAGCAAATAGTTTACAAGGGGATTCTGTTTTGGTCGATATATATAAAGATTTTGGAGTTGAAACAAAATTCATAAATAATTCAATAGTTTTAGTTAAAAAGAAACAAAATCCAATCCAATATGTGACTCATAATTTACAATCTTCGCCTGATATAGCTCAGACTATTGCTGTAACTTGTTTCGGATTAGGAATTAAATGTCATCTAACAGGATTGCATACTTTAAAAATTAAAGAAACCGATCGATTAGAGGCATTAAAAACAGAATTATCTAAATTAGGTGCGCAAATTTCAGTTACCAATGATAGTTTGATTTTAGAGCCATCTAATAATGTTATAGCAAATTGTAAAATAGCAACATATCAAGATCATAGAATGGCTATGGCTTTTGCTCCATTAGCATTAAAATCTTCAATAATTATTGAAGATTCTGAAGTAGTCTCAAAATCATATCCAGATTTTTGGAATGACTTGAAAAAAATTGGTTTTAAGATGGAAGAAATTTAA